ACCCCAACACGGCCAAGTAATTGCCAGCCCCTCCGGTTTGACAATCTTGGGCATCTTCGGCATATCTGGGCGGTAAAGTTGAGTCGGATTCCTTTCATTTGTAACTGCTTTTTCGCTGGAGGTGTGATCATGGTTGGAAGAAAATGGCTTGTTGCCCTGGCTGTAGCCCTCAGTTTTGCCCTGTCCGCTCCCCAGGCCATGGCCAAGCAGGACATTCTGTTCGGCGGTGCGTCCATTACCGGAGTCTACTATCAGGTGGCCCTACAGATCAGTAATATCATGAACAAACACATGGGCGATGCCTACAACTACATCGGCCGGCCCACGGGCGGTTCGGTCTTTAACATCAACGCCCTTGACCGAGGGGCCTTCGACTTCGCCGTGGCTCAGTCCGACCGCAATTGGCAGGGGTACAACGGCGCCGCCGACTGGGAAGGCAAGCCTGTCGCCGGCCTTCGCAGCGTCTTCAGCATGCACCCCGAGACGGTTCTCTTGGTCACCCGTCAAGACGCCGGAATCAAAAACGTCCCCGATCTGAAGGGAAAGCGGGTCAACATCGGCAACCCCGGCTCCGGCCAGAGGGGCAACGCCGAGGACGTCCTGCGCATCTACGGCCTTGACTTCAACAAGGATTTTAGCGCCGAGGCCCTGCAGCAGGCCGAGGCATCTAGGGCCCTGGTTGACCAGAAGATCGACGCCTTCTTCTTCACCGTCGGCAATCCCAGCGCGGCCATTGAGGAACCGGCCCAATCCATCGAACTCGGCATCGTGCCCATCAACTCTGACGCCATTAAGAAATTCGTTGCCGACCACCCCTACTACATCATGACCAAGATTCCCGCCGGTGTGTACAAGGGTGTCGACAAGGACGTCGAGACCTACGCCGTCACTGCCACGGTTGTCACCAACGAGTCCGTGCCCGAGCAGGTGGTCTACGACATGGCCAAGACCGTGTTCGAAAACCTGGCCGAGCTTCAGGCCTCCCACGCCGCCTTCAAGCATCTGAACCCCAAGGAGATGCTCGGCGGTCTTTCCGCTCCGCTCCATCCCGGGGCCGTGAAGTACTACAAGGAAAAGGGCTGGATGTAATCGCCAGCCGTCAAGACAAAGGGGCCCATGGGCCCCTTTGTCTTTTCAAGGGAACACGTACTTTTTCCTCACCACTTCGCCGGATACGAGGATGTTCTTATGACCGATCTGGAAACCAGCACCCGAAAAGATACCACTTCTGACTCGAATGCCGACGGCAGTCTGCGCAAGGCCGCCGAAGACATGGTGGCCATGGTCGAGGCCGGGGCCAGAGAGCCCAAAAACCGGTTCGCGGCCGGCTTCATCACGCTTCTATGCCTAAGCTGGTCTGGATTTCAGCTGTATCTGGCCTATCAACCGATGAACTCGCACATCGCCAGGGCTTGGCATCTGGGCTTTGCCATCTGCCTGGCTTTTCTGGCCTACCCGGCCTTCAAACAGATGAGCCCGCCCATGTGGGTAACCTGGACCCAGAAGGTTCTCCCGAATTTCGCCCGCCGCTCCATCAGGACATACATTCCCATCTACGACATCATCTTCGCCGTCCTGGCCACAGCCGGAGCCCTGTACATCTGGTGGGATTACAACGAACTCATCTACCGCCAGGGACTACCCAACCAGACCGACATCTGGATGGGCATCATCCTGATCGTGCTTCTGCTTGAGGCTGCCCGCCGCTCCCTTGGTCCGGCCCTGGCCATCCTGGCCCTTGTCTTCCTGGTCTACACCGTGGCCGGACCGTACTTGCCCGAAGTGCTCCGGCATCGCGGTGTACCGCTGGATTTCATCATCAGCGACATGTACCTGACCACCACCGGCATCTTCGGCGTGCCCCTGGGCGTGTCAACGGACTTTGTCTTTCTTTTTGTCCTCTTCGGGGCCCTGCTGGACCGGGCTGGAGGAGGAAAATACTTCATCGACGTGGCATTCTCGGCCCTGGGCACCTTCCGAGGCGGCCCGGCCAAGGCCGCGGTCATGGCCTCGGGCCTGACCGGCCTGGTCTCGGGTTCCTCTATCGCCAACACCGTCACCACCGGGACCTTCACAATCCCCTTGATGAAGAAAGTCGGATTCCCGGCCTACAAGGCCGCAGCCGTGGAGGTCGCAGCCTCCACCAATGGCCAGCTCATGCCGCCCATCATGGGAGCGGCGGCCTTCATCATGGCCGAGATCATCGGCATTCCCTACCTGGACGTTGTCCGGGCAGCTATCATCCCCGCCCTGATTTCCTACCTGGCCCTCTTCTATGTCGTCCACATCGAATCTCTGAAATTGGGCATCAAGGCCATCCCCCGGGAGCAACTCCCTCCTTTCTGGAAAACATTCCTGCACGGGACCCATTTCATCATCCCCCTGGCCGTGCTCATCTACTACCTGGTCATCCTGCGACGTTCCCCGGTCACCTCGGCCCTTCTGGCCGTGGAAAGCCTGACCGTCATCATGCTCATCCAGCGGCCGGTAATCGCCTTTCTGGCCCTCGGAGCCCATCGCCGGGCCGGGACCCTCGACCCGAACGTCAATGTCAAGGCCTTCATCGCCAAGGCCGCCTGGGAAGGTGTCAAGGACATCTGGAACGGAATGATCATGGGCGCGAGGAACATGATCTCCGTGGGCGTGGCCACGGCCACGGCCGGCATCATCGTCGGCGTGGTGACCATCACCGGACTGGTTGGCCGATTCATCACCCTGATCGACACCATCTCCATGGGCAATGTGGTCCTCATGCTCATCTTCACGGCCATGACCAGCCTGATCCTGGGCATGGGCATGCCGACCACGGCCAACTACATCATCATGGCCACCCTCACGGCCCCGGTCATCGTCCAGTTGGGGACCGACGCCGGGCTCATCTTCCCGATCATCGCCGCCCACCTCTTCGTATTCTATTTCGGCATCCTGGCCGACGACACTCCACCCGTGGGCTTGGCGGCCTACGCCGGGGCGGCCATCGCCAGATCGGATCCCATCAAGACCGGGTTGCAGGGATTCTCATACGACCTGCGTACGGCCATCCTGCCTTTCATCTTTCTGTTCAACACCGACCTTTTGATGATCTCCGGAGTGACCGAGACCGGAGGCATCATCTGGGTGGACGACTACGTCCACATCGCCTGGATCTTCTTCTCGGGCCTCATCGCCATGTTCGCCTTTGCCTCGGCCGTCCAAGGCTGGCTGGTCACGGGATGCAACTGGCTCGAGCGCCTCTTTCTTCTGGCCGTCTGCGCGACCTCCTTCCGCCCTGGCGTATTTGCCGAATATCTCCCCCTTGACCGGCTCGGCATGCAGATTTTCGGAGTGGCCATGTTCTTCGCCCTTTACGCCTGGCAGAAGGTCCGGGCCAAAAGGCAGAAGGAACTCGTCCAGAAGTACTTCAAACCGAAACAAAGACCATGAGGTAAACCATGTACAAGCGCATCCTCGTTCCC
The sequence above is a segment of the Deltaproteobacteria bacterium genome. Coding sequences within it:
- a CDS encoding TAXI family TRAP transporter solute-binding subunit, which produces MVGRKWLVALAVALSFALSAPQAMAKQDILFGGASITGVYYQVALQISNIMNKHMGDAYNYIGRPTGGSVFNINALDRGAFDFAVAQSDRNWQGYNGAADWEGKPVAGLRSVFSMHPETVLLVTRQDAGIKNVPDLKGKRVNIGNPGSGQRGNAEDVLRIYGLDFNKDFSAEALQQAEASRALVDQKIDAFFFTVGNPSAAIEEPAQSIELGIVPINSDAIKKFVADHPYYIMTKIPAGVYKGVDKDVETYAVTATVVTNESVPEQVVYDMAKTVFENLAELQASHAAFKHLNPKEMLGGLSAPLHPGAVKYYKEKGWM
- a CDS encoding TRAP transporter permease; translated protein: MTDLETSTRKDTTSDSNADGSLRKAAEDMVAMVEAGAREPKNRFAAGFITLLCLSWSGFQLYLAYQPMNSHIARAWHLGFAICLAFLAYPAFKQMSPPMWVTWTQKVLPNFARRSIRTYIPIYDIIFAVLATAGALYIWWDYNELIYRQGLPNQTDIWMGIILIVLLLEAARRSLGPALAILALVFLVYTVAGPYLPEVLRHRGVPLDFIISDMYLTTTGIFGVPLGVSTDFVFLFVLFGALLDRAGGGKYFIDVAFSALGTFRGGPAKAAVMASGLTGLVSGSSIANTVTTGTFTIPLMKKVGFPAYKAAAVEVAASTNGQLMPPIMGAAAFIMAEIIGIPYLDVVRAAIIPALISYLALFYVVHIESLKLGIKAIPREQLPPFWKTFLHGTHFIIPLAVLIYYLVILRRSPVTSALLAVESLTVIMLIQRPVIAFLALGAHRRAGTLDPNVNVKAFIAKAAWEGVKDIWNGMIMGARNMISVGVATATAGIIVGVVTITGLVGRFITLIDTISMGNVVLMLIFTAMTSLILGMGMPTTANYIIMATLTAPVIVQLGTDAGLIFPIIAAHLFVFYFGILADDTPPVGLAAYAGAAIARSDPIKTGLQGFSYDLRTAILPFIFLFNTDLLMISGVTETGGIIWVDDYVHIAWIFFSGLIAMFAFASAVQGWLVTGCNWLERLFLLAVCATSFRPGVFAEYLPLDRLGMQIFGVAMFFALYAWQKVRAKRQKELVQKYFKPKQRP